The Toxorhynchites rutilus septentrionalis strain SRP chromosome 3, ASM2978413v1, whole genome shotgun sequence genome includes a region encoding these proteins:
- the LOC129773566 gene encoding uncharacterized protein LOC129773566, with amino-acid sequence MAKLIEKFWRLEEACFQDWEPKQHDECEAESHFRTTLEIAPDGRYITRMPLRGEPSSLGDSYQQAYRRFTSLEQRLKRNADLYKEYRAFMNEYETLGHMVPVTTEDFHKVKYFIPHSCVVKPDSTSTKVRVVFDASAKTSTGVSLNDIQIVGPTIQKDLFDLLIDFKTHNDVLVADIAKMYRQIHIAYTDTWLQCILWRDSPNDQLKAYRLTTVTYGEASSSFLACRALHEAAEDYRSVNPRIADTIQRSFYVDNLMIGASNADELTETKREIEHALSLHGFPLRKWASNNASVLEGIPEKDLEPLIQVGDQEVIKTLGIAWNPKTDVFQFISTKNIGETYEALTKRQMVSKILRLYDPIGLIQPVIITAKILMQELWTYNVSWDDDVPDQALSSWKKFEASLVELSKIEIPRMSTPSHTIALDLHGFSDASEKAYGCVIYLHAINLKGEESTNLLCSKSRVAPLKKVTLPRLELLAAALLAELTAKIKSILAGRISSEYYYSDSQVALSWIKSSNTRWGTFIRNRVQKIHSTTNPEHWKYISTKENPADMVSRGIPVRKLREAKLEFWLHGPECIRRRQYYLQSGYEYTAAAEQEEIKEPITRLVAATGKACEDLIAKYPHHHTHDKTVRHFAWLCRAINNMKKVNKDTGIRNEKRSGPLTTTELNEGLTLVVRIMQATIYPNEVAELRKTGKVPTKGPFQHLNAIVRNGVIHVTGRLHNAEMPISQKNPILIPKSHPFSRVIIQKIHEDRFHAGTDLVINEFRQRFWMRDLRRTVQGVTQRCILCAKARPRRLQQRMGQLPSPRVNESVAFTHTGVDLCGPFEVYLNQKSKCKTTAYACIFICFATKAVHLEVVEDQSTAAFISALLRFTSVRGIPEVIYSDNGRNFVGASRELNRLRRIYNNEVFQNKLVDIAATHRIRFSFIPPRSPSFGGLWEANIKVAKRLFSAAARGAQLNIMELQTLFYQVAAIMNSRPLTPVYTTPDSPTAITPGHFLIARPMLAVPIPTQSEDGSNLTTRWKRVQSQLEQFWRRWRDEYLHQLRDYAKWTKQQANVKVGQIVLIGDDHLPVARWPMGIVTQIHPGNDGVVRVAVVRTATGIYKRNVRTLAPLPVEEHTIQPIIEEYDNTADNEQQSQAEAIELEDDPPPQAPQMIWDGRLRPRPKGGRKWKYTKSDWVTTL; translated from the coding sequence ATGGCCAAACTCATAGAGAAGTTTTGGCGTCTTGAAGAAGCGTGCTTTCAAGACTGGGAACCAAAGCAACATGACGAATGCGAGGCGGAAAGTCACTTCCGCACAACGTTAGAGATCGCTCCCGACGGGAGATACATTACACGAATGCCCCTACGGGGGGAGCCGTCATCGTTAGGCGACTCTTATCAACAAGCATATAGAAGATTCACATCGCTTGAGCAAAGGCTCAAGCGGAATGCAGACCTGTACAAAGAGTACAGGGCATTCATGAATGAATATGAAACACTGGGACATATGGTACCAGTCACCACAGAAGACTTTCACAAAGTAAAGTATTTCATCCCTCACTCGTGTGTGGTGAAACCAGATTCAACATCCACCAAGGTTAGGGTGGTGTTCGACGCAAGTGCAAAGACGTCAACCGGAGTATCCCTGAACGATATACAAATCGTGGGACCAACCATTCAAAAGGACTTATTTGATCTGCTAATTGATTTCAAGACGCACAACGACGTGCTAGTAGCAGATATTGCAAAGATGTACAGACAAATTCACATCGCATACACAGACACTTGGTTACAATGTATTTTGTGGCGCGACAGCCCCAATGATCAATTGAAAGCGTATAGACTGACGACTGTCACATATGGTGAAGCGTCTTCATCATTCTTGGCCTGTAGGGCACTACACGAAGCAGCTGAAGATTATCGGTCGGTAAATCCGAGAATTGCCGACACCATTCAACGATCGTTCTAtgttgacaatctaatgattggAGCGTCCAACGCAGATGAACTGACGGAGACGAAACGAGAAATAGAGCATGCATTGTCACTTCATGGATTTCCACTTCGAAAGTGGGCATCAAACAACGCAAGCGTACTGGAAGGAATTCCAGAGAAAGACTTGGAACCATTGATCCAAGTTGGTGACCAAGAGGTCATAAAGACATTGGGGATAGCCTGGAACCCCAAAACAGACGTGTTCCAGTTCATCAGTACGAAAAACATAGGTGAAACATACGAAGCGCTCACAAAGCGACAGATGGTCTCGAAGATTTTGAGACTGTATGACCCAATCGGATTGATACAACCTGTAATCATTACAGCTAAAATATTGATGCAAGAATTGTGGACTTATAACGTCAGCTGGGACGATGATGTTCCAGATCAAGCACTAAGCTCATGGAAGAAGTTCGAAGCTTCATTAGTGGAGCTCAGCAAGATAGAAATACCTCGGATGTCGACTCCGAGTCATACGATCGCACTAGATTTACACGGATTCAGTGACGCCTCCGAAAAGGCTTATGGATGCGTCATTTACTTACATGCAATCAACTTAAAAGGAGAAGAGAGTACGAATCTCTTATGTTCGAAATCGAGAGTGGCGCCTTTGAAGAAGGTCACTCTGCCCCGTCTGGAACTCTTGGCGGCGGCACTTCTAGCAGAACTAACTGCTAAAATAAAGAGCATTCTGGCCGGTCGAATCTCGTCGGAATATTACTACAGTGATTCACAAGTAGCGCTaagttggatcaaatcttcaaatacACGTTGGGGAACCTTCATTAGAAATAGAGTGCAGAAGATACACTCCACCACGAATCCAGAGcattggaaatatatatctaCGAAAGAAAATCCAGCTGATATGGTTTCGAGAGGAATTCCAGTCAGAAAATTACGCGAAGCAAAACTAGAATTTTGGTTACACGGACCGGAATGTATACGAAGAAGACAATATTATCTGCAGAGCGGCTACGAATACACTGCTGCTGCAGAACAGGAAGAGATTAAAGAACCAATAACACGATTGGTAGCAGCAACAGGAAAGGCATGCGAAGACTTAATCGCAAAATACCCGCACCATCACACTCATGACAAAACAGTAAGACACTTTGCATGGCTGTGTAGAGCCATAAACAATATGAAGAAGGTCAATAAAGACACAGGCATCAGAAACGAAAAGAGATCGGGCCCACTCACCACCACTGAATTGAATGAAGGACTAACACTCGTAGTCCGAATTATGCAAGCCACTATTTATCCAAATGAAGTAGCGGAATTACGAAAAACTGGGAAGGTGCCTACGAAAGGACCTTTCCAGCATCTCAACGCAATCGTCAGAAATGGAGTCATACATGTCACAGGGAGACTCCACAATGCAGAAATGCCCATCTCACAAAAGAATCCAATATTGATTCCCAAATCGCACCCATTTTCGAGggtaataattcaaaaaatacatgaGGATAGATTTCACGCCGGAACAGATCTGGTAATAAACGAATTTCGACAAAGATTTTGGATGAGGGATCTCCGAAGGACCGTACAAGGAGTCACTCAACGATGCATCTTATGTGCCAAAGCGCGGCCCAGACGTTTACAGCAACGAATGGGACAACTGCCCTCGCCCAGGGTAAATGAATCAGTAGCGTTCACTCACACGGGAGTGGACTTATGTGGGCCATTCGAAGTATATCtcaatcaaaaatcgaaatgcAAGACCACAGCATATGCTTGCATCTTCATATGTTTTGCGACCAAAGCAGTTCACCTAGAAGTCGTCGAAGATCAGTCGACGGCAGCGTTCATATCAGCACTTCTCCGTTTCACATCAGTGAGGGGAATACCCGAGGTTATTTACTCCGACAATGGGCGGAACTTTGTCGGGGCCAGCAGAGAACTCAATCGTTTACGAAGAATATATAacaatgaagtttttcaaaacaaattagttGATATTGCGGCAACTCACAGAataagattttcattcattccacCCCGAAGCCCCAGCTTTGGAGGACTTTGGGAAGCGAACATAAAGGTAGCCAAGCGGCTCTTTAGTGCAGCGGCCAGAGGAGCACAGCTAAACATCATGGAATTGCAGACACTGTTCTACCAAGTGGCCGCAATAATGAATTCGCGACCACTCACACCTGTTTACACGACGCCAGATTCACCGACCGCGATCACACCCGGTCATTTTTTGATAGCACGCCCAATGCTAGCCGTGCCCATCCCTACGCAGAGTGAGGATGGAAGCAATCTCACAACCAGATGGAAACGAGTACAATCGCAGCTCGAACAATTTTGGAGAAGATGGAGAGACGAGTATCTCCACCAGTTACGTGATTATGCAAAATGGACCAAGCAACAAGCCAACGTTAAGGTAGGCCAAATCGTATTGATCGGAGACGATCACCTTCCCGTAGCAAGGTGGCCTATGGGAATTGTCACACAAATACACCCTGGAAATGATGGAGTAGTCCGAGTGGCAGTAGTGCGAACCGCTACCGGAATTTACAAACGCAACGTGCGAACACTTGCTCCTCTACCAGTCGAGGAGCACACCATTCAACCCATTATAGAAGAGTATGACAACACAGCTGATAACGAACAGCAATCTCAAGCCGAAGCAATCGAACTAGAAGACGATCCCCCTCCCCAAGCACCCCAAATGATTTGGGACGGTAGACTACGCCCTCGTCCCAAAGGGGGGAGAAAATGGAAGTACACGAAATCAGATTGGGTGACGaccctatga
- the LOC129773569 gene encoding general transcription factor IIF subunit 2-like, whose translation MSNPKTAPHPYLDVSNAGRGVWLVKVPKYIARRWEKTPGNINAGKLRIEKYKSQKPQITLDLSDAVLKLEADKIPISHILDVSSVTNQTLGTFVHVEGDTPDKGNAAPQSDNLSMGGRFVQKLECRPQADDCYMKMKLESIRKAAQPARQTKTLDKIVKNFKPVSDHKHNIEEKARRKAEGKHFREDKNKILDVLFNAFEKHQYYNIKDLVRITRQPITYLKEILNEVCDYNMKNPHKNMWELKREYRHYNDGEKKENINDCDDSDSSHSSFY comes from the coding sequence ATGTCCAATCCAAAAACTGCACCTCACCCCTATCTCGATGTTTCAAACGCCGGCCGAGGCGTTTGGTTGGTAAAAGTACCCAAGTACATCGCCCGAAGATGGGAGAAAACACCAGGCAACATAAATGCTGGTAAATTAAGGATCGAAAAGTACAAAAGCCAGAAGCCGCAGATTACCCTAGATCTCTCAGATGCGGTTTTGAAGTTGGAAGCGGATAAAATACCTATTTCTCATATACTGGATGTCTCGTCTGTCACAAATCAAACCCTGGGAACATTTGTCCACGTGGAAGGAGATACTCCGGACAAAGGAAACGCAGCCCCACAGTCCGATAATCTTAGCATGGGGGGCCGATTTGTACAGAAGCTGGAGTGTCGACCGCAAGCGGACGATTGCTATATGAAGATGAAACTGGAATCAATCCGAAAAGCTGCCCAGCCGGCCCGGCAAACCAAAACACTCGACAAAATTGTTAAAAACTTCAAACCGGTGTCGGATCATAAGCACAACATTGAGGAGAAGGCGCGTAGAAAGGCGGAAGGAAAGCACTTTCGCGAGGATAAGAACAAGATACTAGATGTCCTGTTCAATGCCTTTGAAAAACATCAATACTACAACATCAAGGATTTGGTTCGGATTACGCGTCAGCCGATCACTTACCTCAAGGAGATCCTGAACGAAGTCTGCGATTACAACATGAAGAACCCGCACAAAAATATGTGGGAATTAAAGAGGGAGTATCGTCACTACAACGACGGAGAGAAGAAAGAGAATATCAACGACTGTGATGATAGTGACTCTAGTCATAGTTCGTTCTATTAA
- the LOC129773565 gene encoding general transcription factor IIF subunit 2-like yields the protein MPNPKTAPHPYLDVSNAGRGVWLVKVPKYIARRWEKTPGNINAGKLRIEKYKSQKPQITLDLSDAVLKLEADKIPISHILDVSSVTNQTLGTFVHVEGDTPDKGNAAPQSDNLSMGGRFVQKLECRPQADDCYMKMKLESIRKAAQPARQTKTLDKIVKNFKPVSDHKHNIEEKARRKAEGKHFREDKNKILDVLFNAFEKHQYYNIKDLVRITRQPITYLKEILNEVCDYNMKNPHKNMWELKREYRHYNDGEKKENINDCDDSDSSHSSFY from the coding sequence ATGCCCAATCCAAAAACTGCACCTCACCCCTATCTCGATGTTTCAAACGCCGGCCGAGGCGTTTGGTTGGTAAAAGTACCCAAGTACATCGCCCGAAGATGGGAGAAAACACCAGGCAACATAAATGCTGGTAAATTAAGGATCGAAAAGTACAAAAGCCAGAAGCCGCAGATTACCCTAGATCTCTCAGATGCGGTTTTGAAGTTGGAAGCGGATAAAATACCTATTTCTCATATACTGGATGTCTCGTCTGTCACAAATCAAACCCTGGGAACATTTGTCCACGTGGAAGGAGATACTCCGGACAAAGGAAACGCAGCCCCACAGTCCGATAATCTTAGCATGGGGGGCCGATTTGTACAGAAGCTGGAGTGTCGACCGCAAGCGGACGATTGCTACATGAAGATGAAACTGGAATCAATCCGAAAAGCTGCCCAGCCGGCCCGGCAAACCAAAACACTCGACAAAATTGTTAAAAACTTCAAACCGGTGTCGGATCATAAGCACAACATTGAGGAGAAGGCGCGTAGAAAGGCGGAAGGAAAGCACTTTCGCGAGGATAAGAACAAGATACTAGATGTCCTGTTCAATGCCTTTGAAAAACATCAATACTACAACATCAAGGATTTGGTTCGGATTACGCGTCAGCCGATCACTTACCTCAAGGAGATCCTGAACGAAGTCTGCGATTACAACATGAAGAACCCGCACAAAAATATGTGGGAATTAAAGAGGGAGTATCGTCACTACAACGACGGAGAGAAGAAAGAGAATATCAACGACTGTGATGATAGTGACTCTAGTCATAGTTCGTTCTATTAA